One Gammaproteobacteria bacterium DNA segment encodes these proteins:
- a CDS encoding type II toxin-antitoxin system HicA family toxin, whose product MKVSEEISALQKDGWKLVATKGSHRQFKHAVKRGRVTVSSKPSDDLAPGTLNSIYKRAGWKQ is encoded by the coding sequence GTGAAAGTTTCCGAGGAGATCAGCGCACTCCAAAAAGACGGCTGGAAGCTGGTTGCCACGAAAGGGAGCCACCGTCAATTCAAGCATGCCGTGAAGCGAGGCCGAGTAACAGTCTCCAGCAAACCTAGCGACGATCTGGCGCCCGGCACGTTGAACAGCATCTACAAACGGGCTGGCTGGAAGCAGTGA
- a CDS encoding type II toxin-antitoxin system HicB family antitoxin, with protein sequence MRYAIVIEKAEANYSAYVPDLPGCVVTGQTAEEAERQIPEAIVFHLDGMRQDGLPIPNPRSQVEYVEVG encoded by the coding sequence ATGCGCTATGCGATCGTAATCGAGAAAGCAGAGGCAAACTATTCGGCCTACGTGCCCGATCTGCCTGGCTGCGTCGTTACGGGGCAAACCGCTGAAGAAGCGGAACGGCAGATTCCGGAGGCCATCGTGTTTCACCTCGATGGTATGCGGCAGGATGGTCTGCCTATTCCCAATCCGCGGAGCCAGGTCGAATATGTCGAAGTCGGTTGA
- a CDS encoding HNH nuclease family protein — protein sequence MSSETKRSDIDNRDRLIAEARRHQDERARTYREQALKLFPWICGRCGREFSGKRLRELTVHHKDHNHDNNPADGSNWELLCLYCHDNEHGRQAVADASGKITARGRHETSATHKPFAALETLLKSKT from the coding sequence ATGTCGTCCGAAACTAAACGTTCAGACATCGACAACCGCGACCGCCTGATCGCCGAAGCCCGACGCCATCAGGACGAACGGGCCAGGACTTATCGCGAACAGGCGCTCAAGCTGTTTCCCTGGATTTGCGGACGTTGCGGGCGCGAGTTCAGTGGCAAGCGTCTGCGCGAGCTGACGGTCCATCACAAGGACCACAACCACGACAACAATCCCGCAGACGGCAGCAACTGGGAGTTGTTGTGCCTTTACTGTCACGATAACGAGCACGGACGGCAGGCGGTGGCTGACGCATCCGGAAAGATTACGGCCCGCGGACGGCACGAGACATCCGCAACCCACAAGCCGTTCGCCGCTCTTGAGACGTTGCTGAAGAGCAAAACATAG